From the genome of Duffyella gerundensis, one region includes:
- the glmU gene encoding bifunctional UDP-N-acetylglucosamine diphosphorylase/glucosamine-1-phosphate N-acetyltransferase GlmU, whose protein sequence is MSNSTLSVVILAAGKGTRMYSALPKVLHKLAGKPMVQHVIDAAKSIGARHIHLVYGHGGELLQSTLGDDSLNWVMQAEQLGTGHAMQQAAPHFADDEDILMLYGDVPLISPQTLSRLRDAKPAGGIGLLTVVLDDPSGYGRIVREHGEIVGIVEQKDSSPQQQLINEINTGILIANGADLTRWLSKLTNNNAQGEYYITDIIALAHQEGRTITAVHPDRASETDGVNNRLQLATLERVYQREQAEKLLLAGVMLRDPQRFDLRGELKHGRDVEIDINVVIEGNVTLGDNVKIGAGCVIKNSVIGDGCEISLYSVIENATLSTDCTVGPFARLRPGAELAEGAHVGNFVEMKKARLGKGSKAGHLSYLGDADIGANVNIGAGTITCNYDGVNKSVTTIGDDVFVGSDTQLVAPVNVAAGATIAAGTTVMHDVTAADLVYNRKEQLQKSGWQRPAKKK, encoded by the coding sequence ATGTCAAACAGCACTTTGAGCGTGGTCATCCTTGCGGCTGGCAAAGGAACGCGCATGTATTCGGCGTTGCCTAAAGTTCTGCACAAGCTGGCCGGCAAACCTATGGTGCAGCACGTTATCGATGCTGCGAAAAGTATTGGCGCACGCCATATTCATCTGGTTTATGGTCATGGCGGAGAGCTACTGCAATCCACATTAGGCGATGATTCGTTAAACTGGGTGATGCAGGCAGAGCAGCTCGGCACCGGCCATGCAATGCAGCAGGCCGCGCCCCATTTTGCTGATGACGAAGATATCCTGATGCTTTACGGCGACGTGCCGTTGATCTCGCCGCAGACGCTGAGCCGCCTGCGCGATGCCAAACCTGCGGGCGGCATTGGCCTGCTGACCGTGGTATTGGACGATCCTTCGGGTTATGGGCGCATTGTGCGCGAGCATGGTGAGATTGTTGGCATCGTTGAGCAAAAAGACAGTTCACCGCAGCAGCAGCTGATCAATGAGATCAACACTGGCATTCTGATTGCCAACGGCGCTGATTTAACGCGCTGGCTCAGTAAGCTGACCAACAACAATGCCCAGGGCGAATACTACATCACTGACATCATTGCCCTGGCGCATCAGGAAGGCCGCACCATCACCGCTGTTCATCCGGATCGCGCCAGCGAAACCGACGGCGTTAACAATCGTCTGCAACTGGCAACGCTGGAACGTGTTTATCAACGCGAACAGGCGGAAAAACTGCTGCTGGCTGGCGTAATGCTACGCGATCCGCAGCGATTCGATCTGCGTGGCGAGCTGAAGCATGGTCGCGACGTTGAGATTGATATCAATGTGGTGATCGAAGGCAACGTTACGCTGGGCGATAACGTCAAGATTGGCGCCGGTTGCGTCATTAAAAACAGTGTTATCGGCGACGGTTGTGAAATCAGCCTTTATTCCGTGATCGAAAACGCCACGCTGTCGACCGACTGTACCGTAGGTCCATTTGCGCGTCTGCGTCCGGGCGCTGAACTGGCAGAAGGTGCGCACGTCGGTAACTTTGTCGAGATGAAAAAAGCGCGCCTTGGCAAAGGCTCCAAGGCCGGGCATTTGAGCTATCTGGGCGATGCTGACATTGGCGCTAACGTTAACATTGGCGCTGGCACCATCACCTGTAACTACGATGGCGTCAATAAATCAGTGACCACCATCGGTGATGATGTGTTTGTTGGTTCTGATACTCAGCTGGTGGCGCCGGTCAACGTGGCCGCAGGGGCGACTATCGCCGCAGGAACCACGGTGATGCACGATGTTACCGCGGCCGATCTGGTTTATAACCGAAAAGAACAGCTGCAAAAATCGGGCTGGCAGCG
- a CDS encoding F0F1 ATP synthase subunit epsilon, whose product MALTYHLDVVSAEQQMFTGLVQKIQVSGSEGELGIFPGHAPLLTAIKPGMIRIVKERGEEEYIYLSGGILEVQPGSATVLADTAIRGSDLDEARALEAKRKAEEHMNSSHGDVDYAQASAELAKAIAKLRVIELTRNKAM is encoded by the coding sequence ATGGCTTTGACTTATCATCTGGATGTCGTCAGCGCGGAACAGCAGATGTTCACCGGGCTGGTGCAAAAGATCCAGGTGTCAGGTAGCGAAGGTGAACTGGGAATTTTTCCTGGCCACGCCCCGCTGCTGACCGCCATCAAACCTGGTATGATTCGCATCGTTAAAGAACGCGGTGAAGAGGAGTATATTTACCTCTCTGGCGGCATTCTGGAAGTTCAGCCTGGATCGGCAACGGTGCTGGCTGATACCGCTATTCGCGGTTCTGACCTTGATGAAGCGCGTGCGCTTGAAGCGAAACGCAAGGCAGAAGAGCACATGAATAGTTCCCACGGCGACGTGGACTATGCTCAGGCTTCGGCTGAACTGGCGAAAGCCATTGCCAAGCTGCGTGTGATCGAGTTGACCCGCAACAAAGCGATGTAA
- the atpD gene encoding F0F1 ATP synthase subunit beta — translation MATGKIVQIIGAVVDVEFPQDAVPQVYSALEVKNGDARLVLEVQQQLGGGVVRTIAMGTSDGLKRGLETVDLQHAIEVPVGTATLGRIMNVLGEPIDMKGDIGEEERWAIHRPAPSYEDQSNSQELLETGIKVIDLICPFAKGGKVGLFGGAGVGKTVNMMELIRNIAAEHSGFSVFAGVGERTREGNDFYHEMTDSNVIDKVALVYGQMNEPPGNRLRVALTGLTMAEKFRDEGRDVLLFIDNIYRYTLAGTEVSALLGRMPSAVGYQPTLAEEMGVLQERITSTKTGSITSVQAVYVPADDLTDPSPATTFAHLDSTVTLSRQIASLGIYPAVDPLDSTSRQLDPLVVGQEHYDTARGVQSILQRYQELKDIIAILGMDELSEDDKLLVARARKIQRFLSQPFFVAEVFTGSPGKYVSLKDTIRGFKGIMEGEFDHLPEQAFYMVGAIEEAVERAKKL, via the coding sequence ATGGCAACTGGAAAGATTGTCCAGATTATCGGCGCCGTTGTTGACGTCGAATTCCCCCAGGATGCAGTACCGCAGGTGTACAGCGCCCTCGAGGTGAAAAATGGTGATGCTCGTCTGGTGCTGGAAGTACAGCAGCAGCTGGGTGGCGGTGTGGTTCGTACCATTGCTATGGGTACGTCTGACGGCCTGAAGCGCGGTCTGGAAACCGTGGATCTGCAGCACGCGATTGAAGTACCTGTAGGTACTGCGACCTTGGGTCGTATCATGAACGTGCTCGGTGAGCCGATCGATATGAAAGGCGACATCGGCGAAGAAGAGCGTTGGGCGATTCACCGTCCGGCTCCTTCTTACGAAGATCAGTCTAACTCACAAGAGCTGCTGGAAACCGGCATCAAGGTCATCGACCTGATCTGTCCGTTTGCTAAAGGCGGTAAAGTCGGCCTCTTCGGTGGTGCAGGCGTGGGTAAAACCGTAAACATGATGGAGCTGATCCGTAACATTGCGGCTGAGCACTCAGGTTTCTCGGTATTTGCCGGTGTGGGTGAGCGTACTCGTGAGGGTAACGACTTCTACCACGAAATGACTGACTCCAACGTTATCGATAAAGTAGCGCTGGTGTATGGCCAGATGAACGAGCCGCCGGGTAACCGTCTGCGTGTTGCACTGACCGGTCTGACTATGGCGGAGAAATTCCGTGATGAAGGTCGTGACGTTCTGCTGTTCATCGATAACATCTATCGTTACACTCTGGCCGGTACTGAAGTATCAGCACTGCTGGGTCGTATGCCTTCTGCGGTAGGTTATCAGCCTACGCTGGCAGAAGAGATGGGTGTGCTGCAGGAGCGTATTACCTCCACCAAGACGGGTTCAATCACTTCCGTACAGGCCGTTTACGTTCCTGCGGATGACTTGACTGACCCCTCTCCGGCGACCACCTTCGCCCACCTTGACTCAACCGTTACGCTGAGCCGTCAGATCGCGTCTCTGGGTATCTACCCGGCCGTTGATCCGCTGGACTCCACCAGCCGTCAGCTCGATCCGCTGGTTGTTGGTCAGGAACACTACGACACCGCGCGTGGTGTGCAGTCTATTCTGCAACGTTACCAGGAACTGAAAGACATCATCGCCATCCTCGGTATGGACGAACTGTCTGAAGATGACAAACTGCTGGTGGCTCGTGCGCGTAAGATTCAGCGCTTCCTGTCTCAGCCGTTCTTCGTAGCAGAAGTATTTACCGGTTCTCCGGGCAAATACGTATCGTTGAAAGACACCATCCGTGGCTTTAAAGGCATCATGGAAGGCGAATTCGACCATCTGCCAGAGCAGGCTTTCTACATGGTTGGCGCCATCGAAGAAGCTGTGGAAAGAGCGAAGAAACTGTAA
- the atpG gene encoding F0F1 ATP synthase subunit gamma yields MAGAKEIRSKIGSVKNTQKITKAMEMVAASKMRKTQERMAASRPYADTMRKVIGHIALGNLEYKHPYLAERDVKRVGYLVVSTDRGLCGGLNINLFKKLLADMKAWSDKGVQSDLAIIGSKGLAFFGAVGSNVVAQASGMGDKPSLSDLIGPVKVMLQAYDEGRLDKLFIVSNKFNNTMSQTPTITQLLPLPPAEGEEELEKKTWDYLYEPDPKALLDTLLRRYVESQVYQGVVENLASEQAARMVAMKAATDNGGELIKELQLVYNKARQASITQELTEIVSGASAV; encoded by the coding sequence ATGGCCGGCGCAAAAGAGATACGTAGTAAGATCGGCAGCGTAAAAAACACGCAAAAGATCACCAAAGCGATGGAAATGGTCGCCGCCTCCAAAATGCGTAAAACGCAGGAACGCATGGCGGCCAGCCGTCCGTATGCAGATACCATGCGCAAAGTGATTGGTCACATTGCACTGGGTAATCTGGAATACAAGCACCCTTACCTTGCGGAGCGTGACGTTAAGCGCGTCGGCTACCTGGTCGTTTCGACTGACCGTGGGCTTTGTGGTGGTTTGAACATTAACCTGTTCAAAAAATTGCTGGCTGATATGAAAGCCTGGTCTGATAAAGGCGTACAGAGCGATCTGGCCATTATCGGTTCCAAAGGTCTCGCTTTCTTCGGTGCAGTAGGCAGCAACGTCGTGGCTCAGGCATCAGGCATGGGAGATAAACCTTCTCTGTCCGATTTGATTGGACCGGTAAAAGTGATGTTGCAGGCTTACGACGAGGGTCGCCTTGATAAGCTCTTTATCGTTAGCAACAAATTTAACAACACCATGTCTCAGACTCCAACGATTACCCAGCTGCTGCCGTTACCGCCAGCAGAAGGCGAAGAAGAACTGGAGAAGAAAACCTGGGATTATCTGTATGAACCCGATCCGAAAGCGCTGCTGGATACTTTACTGCGCCGCTATGTAGAGTCTCAGGTTTATCAGGGTGTTGTGGAAAACCTGGCCAGCGAGCAGGCCGCGCGTATGGTGGCGATGAAAGCCGCAACCGACAACGGCGGAGAGCTGATCAAAGAGCTGCAGTTGGTATACAACAAAGCTCGTCAGGCCAGCATCACCCAGGAACTTACCGAGATCGTCTCGGGGGCCTCCGCGGTTTAA